The Melospiza melodia melodia isolate bMelMel2 chromosome 7, bMelMel2.pri, whole genome shotgun sequence genome has a segment encoding these proteins:
- the EEF2 gene encoding elongation factor 2: protein MVNFTVDQIRAIMDKKANIRNMSVIAHVDHGKSTLTDSLVCKAGIIASARAGETRFTDTRKDEQERCITIKSTAISLFYELSENDLAFIKQSKDGSGFLINLIDSPGHVDFSSEVTAALRVTDGALVVVDCVSGVCVQTETVLRQAIAERIKPVLMMNKMDRALLELQLEPEELYQTFQRIVENVNVIISTYGEGESGPMGNIMIDPVLGTVGFGSGLHGWAFTLKQFAEMYVAKFAAKGDAQLSPAERAKKVEDMMKKLWGDRYFDPATGKFSKSATSPDGKKLPRTFCQLILDPIFKVFDAIMNFKKEEAAKLIEKLDIKLDSEDKDKEGKPLLKAVMRRWLPAGDALLQMITIHLPSPVTAQKYRCELLYEGPPDDEAAIGIKNCDPKGPLMMYISKMVPTSDKGRFYAFGRVFSGLVSTGLKVRIMGPNYTPGKKEDLYLKPIQRTILMMGRYVEPIEDVPCGNIVGLVGVDQFLVKTGTITTFEHAHNMRVMKFSVSPVVRVAVEAKNPADLPKLVEGLKRLAKSDPMVQCIIEESGEHIIAGAGELHLEICLKDLEEDHACIPIKKSDPVVSYRETVSEESNVMCLSKSPNKHNRLYMKARPFPDGLAEDIDKGEVSARQELKQRARYLAEKYEWDVTEARKIWCFGPDGTGPNILTDITKGVQYLNEIKDSVVAGFQWATKEGVLCEENMRAVRFDVHDVTLHADAIHRGGGQIIPTARRCLYACVLTAQPRLMEPIYLVEIQCPEQVVGGIYGVLNRKRGHVFEETQVAGTPMFVVKAYLPVNESFGFTADLRSNTGGQAFPQCVFDHWQILPGDPFDSATRPAQVVAETRKRKGLKEGIPALDNFLDKL from the exons ATG GTGAACTTCACAGTAGACCAGATACGGGCCATCATGGACAAAAAGGCCAACATCAGGAACATGTCCGTGATCGCCCACGTGGACCACGGCAAGTCCACGCTGACGGATTCCCTGGTGTGCAAGGCCGGGATCATCGCCTCGGCTCGGGCCGGCGAGACCCGATTCACCGACACCCGCAAGGACGAGCAGGAGCGGTGCATCACCATCAAATCCAC AGCCATTTCTCTGTTCTATGAGCTCTCTGAGAACGACTTGGCCTTCATCAAGCAGAGCAAGGATGGTTCTGGTTTCTTGATCAACCTCATTGACTCCCCTGGGCACGTGGACTTCTCCTCAGAGGTCACCGCAGCTCTGCGAGTCACTGACGGTGCCCTGGTCGTCGTGGACTGTGTCTCTG GCGTGTGCGTGCAGACAGAGACCGTGCTGCGTCAGGCCATCGCCGAGAGGATCAAGCCCGTGCTGATGATGAACAAGATGGACAGagcgctgctggagctgcagctggagccagAGGAGCTGTACCAGACCTTCCAGCGCATCGTGGAGAACGTCAACGTCATCATCTCCACCTACGGAGAGGGAGAGAGCGGCCCCATGGGCAACATCATG ATTGACCCGGTGCTCGGGACCGTGGGCTTTGGCTCAGGCCTGCACGGCTGGGCCTTCACCCTGAAGCAGTTTGCTGAGATGTACGTGGCAAAGTTTGCTGCCAAGGGAGATGCCCAGCTCAGCCCGGCCGAGCGTGCCAAGAAAGTTGAGGACATGATGAAGAAGCTGTGGGGAGACAG ATACTTTGACCCTGCTACTGGCAAATTCAGCaaatctgccaccagccctgatGGAAAGAAACTGCCCAGGACCTTCTGCCAGCTCATCCTTGACCCCATCTTCAAG GTTTTCGATGCAATCATGAACTTCAAGAAGGAAGAGGCTGCTAAACTGATTGAGAAACTGGACATCAAGCTGGACAgtgaggacaaggacaaggagggCAAACCCCTGCTGAAG gcCGTGATGAGGCGGTGGCTGCCAGCTGGAGATGCCCTGCTGCAGATGATCACCATCCACCTGCCTTCCCCCGTCACAGCCCAGAAGTATCGCTGCGAGCTGCTCTATGAGGGCCCCCCTGACGATGAGGCTGCCATAG GCATTAAGAACTGTGACCCCAAAGGCCCCCTGATGATGTACATCTCCAAAATGGTGCCAACCTCTGACAAGGGACGTTTCTACGCTTTCGGCCGTGTCTTCTCTGGTCTCGTCTCTACTGGCTTGAAAGTCAGAATCATGGGACCAAACTACACCCCTGGCAAGAAGGAGGATCTGTACCTGAAGCCAATTCAAAG GACCATTCTCATGATGGGCCGCTACGTGGAGCCCATCGAGGACGTGCCTTGTGGAAACATCGTGGGGCTGGTTGGTGTGGACCAGTTCCTGGTGAAGACTGGAACCATCACCACCTTCGAGCACGCCCACAACATGAGGGTGATGAAGTTCAGCGTCAGCCCCGTGGTGCGCGTGGCCGTGGAGGCCAAGAACCCGGCCGACCTGCCCAAGCTGGTGGAGGGGCTGAAGCGCCTGGCCAAGTCTGACCCCATGGTGCAG TGCATCATTGAGGAGTCTGGGGAGCACATCATCGCTGGCGCTGGGGAGCTGCACCTGGAGATCTGCCTGAAGGACCTGGAGGAGGACCACGCCTGCATCCCCATTAAG AAATCGGATCCCGTGGTGTCGTACCGCGAGACGGTCAGCGAGGAGTCCAACGTGATGTGCCTTTCCAAGTCCCCCAACAAACACAACCGGCTGTACATGAAGGCACGGCCCTTCCCCGACGGGCTGGCCGAGGACATCGACAAGGGCGAGGTGTCGGCGCGCCAGGAGCTGAAGCAGCGGGCGCGGTACCTGGCCGAGAAGTACGAGTGGGACGTCACCGAGGCCAGGAAGATCTGGTGCTTCGGGCCCGACGGCACCGGCCCCAACATCCTCACCGACATCACCAAGGGAGTGCAGTACCTCAACGAGATCAAGGACAGCGTGGTGGCCGGCTTCCAGTGGGCCACCAAGGAG GGGGTGCTGTGTGAGGAGAACATGCGCGCCGTGCGTTTCGACGTGCACGACGTGACCCTGCACGCCGACGCCATCCACCGCGGCGGCGGCCAGATCATCCCCACGGCGCGGCGCTGCCTCTACGCCTGCGTGCTGACCGCCCAGCCCCGCCTCATGGAGCCCATCTACCTGGTGGAGATCCAG TGCCCGGAGCAGGTGGTGGGAGGCATCTATGGAGTGCTGAACAGGAAACGTGGCCACGTGTTTGAGGAGACCCAGGTGGCCGGGACCCCCATGTTCGTGGTCAAGGCCTACCTGCCTGTCAATGAGTCCTTTG GTTTCACAGCAGATCTGAGGTCCAACACGGGTGGCCAGGCCTTCCCCCAGTGCGTCTTTGACCACTGGCAGATCCTGCCCGGGGACCCCTTCGACAGTGCCACCCGGCCAGCCCAGGTGGTGGCCGAGACCCGCAAGCGCAAAGGGCTCAAGGAAGGAATCCCTGCCCTCGACAACTTCCTGGACAAACTCTAA